A portion of the Agrobacterium tumefaciens genome contains these proteins:
- a CDS encoding type 1 glutamine amidotransferase domain-containing protein, which yields MTAINTAKIVILATDGYERSELRVPYDQLKAKGADVKIASIKDGEIKSWDEKNWGDSIAVDISAKNVSANDFDALVMPGGQINPDVLRHDEDAMRVVRDFVKSGKVVAAICHAPWLLVEADALRGRDATSYWSIKTDLKNAGANWKDEKVVTDKGIITSRSPDDLDAFVAKIIEEVEEGNHERRAA from the coding sequence ATGACTGCCATCAACACTGCAAAAATCGTCATTCTCGCAACGGACGGCTATGAGCGTTCGGAACTGCGCGTGCCCTATGATCAGCTGAAGGCCAAGGGCGCGGACGTCAAGATCGCCTCGATCAAGGATGGTGAGATCAAGAGCTGGGACGAAAAGAACTGGGGTGACAGCATCGCCGTCGATATTTCCGCGAAGAACGTAAGCGCCAATGATTTCGATGCACTCGTCATGCCCGGCGGCCAGATCAATCCCGACGTATTGCGTCACGACGAGGATGCAATGCGCGTGGTGCGCGATTTCGTCAAATCCGGCAAGGTCGTGGCTGCCATCTGCCATGCCCCTTGGCTTCTGGTTGAAGCTGATGCCCTGCGCGGTCGCGACGCGACCTCATATTGGTCGATCAAAACCGACCTGAAAAATGCCGGCGCCAACTGGAAGGACGAAAAGGTTGTGACCGATAAGGGCATCATCACGTCTCGCAGCCCCGATGATCTGGACGCCTTCGTCGCCAAAATCATCGAGGAGGTCGAAGAAGGCAACCACGAGCGCCGCGCTGCCTAA